The DNA sequence GAGTTGCCGCGGCCTCCATTTCACCTATGAGATCGTTACCGCCTCCCCCCGGGTACAATCCATGGCCTTTTCAAGTGGCGAGGAGGGAGATTTCATGGTGGACATCGGCGGAAGGTGGACCCCTGAGGGCGAAGTTTTCCTTTACCCCAGGAGCCAACTCGTCTGCGAGACACGCGCGGCAGGAATTGGTGTTCTCCTCGATGGCGTGTTTATGAATCTAGTGGATGACGATGCCCTGCTCCGTGAGTGCAACCTGGCACGCAACATGGGGTACACCGGGAAAATGGCAATTCACCCCAAACAGGTTGCCGCGATTCATTCGGTGTTTACACCCTCGGCCGAGGAGATCGAATACAGCCGTGGACTCATCGAGGCCTTTCGCGAGGCTGAGGCGAGTGGAAAAGCAGCGGTGCAATTTCGGGGCATGATGGTGGACTACGCAAACCTCAAGCGAGCGGAACAACTTCTCGCCCTGGCCGATTCGTTTTAAAAGAAAGGCACTTTTCAAGTGACATCCAAATCTTCTCTATCGCGTTTACTGCGTCCCGCCTCGGTGGCCATTGTGGGGCTCTCGGCGGATCAGACGAAACACGGCGGTCGCGTTCTCTCATTTCTCCGGAAAGTAGGGTTTGAGGGAGACATTTGGGGCGTTCATCCTAAGACACCCGCCATCGATGGCGTCGAGGTGTATCCGTCTCTCAAGGAGGGGC is a window from the Nitrospinaceae bacterium genome containing:
- a CDS encoding CoA ester lyase; translation: MRPFRSLLFSPGIRPEMMEKAPRSGADGLIFDLEDSVPNDRRQEARGYVTEALKREGNPPVFVRANHPSTGEMEKDLEAVVSDGLFGIILPKVETPGDVKRMDMVLSDLEARAGLSPGRVVILPLLESCRGLHFTYEIVTASPRVQSMAFSSGEEGDFMVDIGGRWTPEGEVFLYPRSQLVCETRAAGIGVLLDGVFMNLVDDDALLRECNLARNMGYTGKMAIHPKQVAAIHSVFTPSAEEIEYSRGLIEAFREAEASGKAAVQFRGMMVDYANLKRAEQLLALADSF